The proteins below come from a single Kitasatospora sp. NBC_00315 genomic window:
- a CDS encoding MerR family transcriptional regulator, which translates to MTATPAAPLRLTVDELAARAGVTVRTLRFYSSKGLLPPPELGARRVGLYGAEHLDRLELIEELQRQGLTLAAIERYLAQLPEGMSSLDLAIHRALVASWTPEAAEESTRAQLERRAGRALSETHLARLAAMGALARTADPDVFRVDPGLLPLGVRVLDVPIPLETLVAARAVVLRHSRATAHELHRLFRETVWRPYRESGPEPAELERMKELTDHIQPMIAQALVTAFQRSLREELGGGPNGEGARPGGPTTPVDGAAHEG; encoded by the coding sequence ATGACCGCCACACCCGCCGCGCCGCTGCGGCTGACCGTCGACGAACTGGCCGCCCGGGCCGGCGTCACCGTCCGCACGCTGCGCTTCTACAGCAGCAAGGGCCTGCTGCCCCCGCCCGAGCTGGGGGCCCGCCGGGTCGGCCTGTACGGGGCGGAGCACCTGGACCGGCTGGAGCTGATCGAGGAACTGCAGCGGCAGGGCCTGACGCTGGCCGCGATCGAGCGCTACCTGGCCCAACTGCCGGAGGGCATGAGCTCGCTGGACCTCGCGATCCACCGGGCCCTGGTCGCCTCCTGGACACCGGAGGCCGCCGAGGAGAGCACCCGGGCCCAGCTGGAGCGCCGGGCCGGCCGGGCCCTGTCGGAGACCCATCTGGCCCGGCTCGCCGCGATGGGCGCCCTGGCCCGGACGGCGGACCCGGACGTGTTCCGGGTCGACCCGGGACTGCTGCCGCTCGGGGTCCGGGTGCTGGACGTGCCGATCCCGCTGGAGACGTTGGTGGCCGCCCGCGCGGTGGTGCTGCGGCACAGCCGGGCGACCGCGCACGAGCTGCACCGGCTGTTCCGCGAGACGGTCTGGCGCCCCTACCGGGAGAGCGGCCCGGAGCCGGCCGAACTGGAGCGGATGAAGGAGCTCACCGACCACATCCAGCCGATGATCGCCCAGGCCCTCGTGACGGCCTTCCAGCGTTCGCTGCGCGAGGAGTTGGGCGGCGGACCGAACGGCGAGGGCGCCCGGCCGGGCGGCCCGACCACACCGGTGGACGGCGCCGCGCACGAGGGCTGA
- a CDS encoding 3-hydroxyacyl-CoA dehydrogenase NAD-binding domain-containing protein produces MSESHLSETARPQGGTPAIRWEQGRDGVVTLVLDDPAQSVNTMNDAFRDAFADVVARLADDEGLRGVIITSAKKTFFAGGDLRLLSTVGPERAADFLEASMALKRALRRLETLGKPVVAAINGSALGGGLELALACHHRIALEAPGSKLGLPEVTLGLLPGGGGVVRTVRLLGITDALLKVLLQGRQYRPAQALEIGLVHELAATPEEMLAKAHAWIAANPTAQQPWDVKGHRIPGGTPSTPAFAANLPAFPGNLRKQLAGAPYPAPRNILAAAVESAQVDVDTAMAIEARYFTELVCGQTAKNMIQALFFDMNAVNSGAGRPKDVPKREVRRVAVLGAGMMGAGIAYSCARAGLDVLLKDVSREAAERGKSYSAGLLDKAVARGRSTPAQREELLARITPTADAADLAGVDVVIEAVFENPELKHKVFQEVQQVVAPDALLCSNTSTLPIGLLAEGVERRADFIGLHFFSPVDRMPLVEIIRGPETGDEALARAFDLVRLIGKTPIVVNDSRGFFTSRVIGQFINEGVAMVGEGLDPVSVEQAAAQAGYPAKVLSLLDELTLTLPRKIRNEARRAIEEAGGSWAPHPGDVVMDRMLDEFGRPGRSGGAGFYEYEEGRRTRLWPGLREHFTRADARIPFEDMKERMLFAEALDSVRCLEEGVLTSVADANVGSILGIGFPAWTGGVLQYINGYQGGLPGFTARARELAAAYGERFAPPALLERLAAEGGRFGD; encoded by the coding sequence ATGTCCGAATCGCACCTGTCCGAGACGGCCCGCCCGCAGGGGGGCACCCCCGCCATCCGCTGGGAGCAGGGCCGGGACGGCGTCGTCACGCTCGTCCTGGACGACCCGGCGCAGTCCGTGAACACCATGAACGACGCCTTCCGGGACGCCTTCGCGGACGTCGTCGCCCGGCTCGCCGACGACGAGGGCCTGCGCGGCGTGATCATCACCTCGGCGAAGAAGACCTTCTTCGCCGGCGGCGACCTGCGACTGCTCTCCACCGTCGGGCCCGAGCGGGCGGCCGACTTCCTCGAGGCGTCGATGGCGTTGAAGCGCGCGCTGCGCCGGCTGGAGACGCTCGGCAAGCCGGTGGTGGCCGCGATCAACGGCAGCGCGCTCGGCGGCGGCCTCGAACTCGCCCTCGCCTGCCACCACCGCATCGCCCTGGAGGCGCCCGGCAGCAAGCTCGGCCTGCCCGAGGTCACCCTCGGGCTGCTCCCCGGCGGCGGGGGTGTGGTCCGTACCGTCCGGCTGCTCGGCATCACCGACGCGCTGCTCAAGGTGCTGCTGCAGGGCCGCCAGTACCGGCCCGCGCAGGCGCTGGAGATCGGCCTGGTGCACGAACTCGCCGCCACCCCGGAGGAGATGCTCGCCAAGGCGCACGCCTGGATCGCGGCCAACCCGACGGCGCAGCAGCCCTGGGACGTCAAGGGCCACCGGATCCCCGGCGGCACCCCGTCCACCCCGGCCTTCGCCGCCAACCTGCCCGCCTTCCCCGGCAACCTGCGCAAGCAGCTGGCCGGCGCGCCCTACCCGGCGCCGCGCAACATCCTGGCCGCCGCGGTGGAGAGCGCCCAGGTGGACGTCGACACCGCGATGGCGATCGAGGCCCGCTACTTCACCGAGCTGGTCTGCGGGCAGACCGCCAAGAACATGATCCAGGCGCTCTTCTTCGACATGAACGCCGTCAACTCCGGTGCGGGGCGCCCCAAGGACGTCCCGAAGCGCGAGGTGCGCCGGGTCGCGGTGCTGGGCGCCGGCATGATGGGCGCCGGCATCGCGTACTCCTGCGCCAGGGCGGGTCTCGACGTCCTGCTGAAGGACGTCAGCCGGGAGGCCGCCGAGCGCGGAAAGTCCTACTCCGCCGGACTCCTGGACAAGGCGGTGGCGCGCGGGCGTTCCACCCCGGCCCAGCGCGAGGAACTGCTCGCCCGGATCACCCCGACCGCCGACGCGGCCGACCTGGCGGGCGTCGACGTGGTGATCGAGGCCGTGTTCGAGAACCCGGAGCTCAAGCACAAGGTGTTCCAGGAGGTGCAACAGGTGGTGGCGCCGGACGCGCTGCTCTGCTCCAACACCTCCACCCTGCCGATCGGCCTGCTCGCGGAGGGCGTCGAGCGCCGGGCGGACTTCATCGGCCTGCACTTCTTCTCGCCGGTGGACAGGATGCCGCTGGTGGAGATCATCCGCGGGCCGGAGACCGGCGACGAGGCCCTGGCCCGCGCCTTCGACCTGGTCCGGCTGATCGGCAAGACGCCGATCGTGGTGAACGACTCGCGCGGCTTCTTCACCTCGCGGGTGATCGGCCAGTTCATCAACGAGGGTGTCGCCATGGTCGGAGAGGGCCTGGACCCGGTCTCGGTCGAGCAGGCCGCCGCCCAGGCCGGCTACCCCGCCAAGGTGCTCTCGCTGCTGGACGAGCTGACCCTCACCCTGCCGCGCAAGATCCGCAACGAGGCGCGTCGGGCGATCGAGGAGGCCGGCGGCAGCTGGGCCCCGCACCCCGGTGACGTGGTGATGGACCGGATGCTCGACGAGTTCGGCCGCCCCGGCCGCAGTGGCGGCGCCGGTTTCTACGAGTACGAGGAAGGCCGCCGTACCCGGCTCTGGCCGGGGCTGCGTGAGCACTTCACACGGGCGGACGCGCGGATCCCGTTCGAGGACATGAAGGAGCGGATGCTCTTCGCCGAGGCACTGGATTCGGTGCGTTGCCTGGAGGAGGGCGTGCTCACCTCGGTCGCGGACGCCAACGTCGGCTCGATCCTCGGGATCGGCTTCCCGGCCTGGACGGGCGGTGTGCTGCAGTACATCAACGGATACCAGGGCGGCCTGCCCGGATTCACCGCCCGGGCCCGCGAGTTGGCGGCCGCCTACGGCGAGCGGTTCGCGCCGCCGGCGCTGCTGGAGCGGCTGGCCGCCGAGGGCGGCCGCTTCGGGGACTGA